The Methanosarcina barkeri MS DNA window CCCTTTAGAGATAAGTTTTTTCAATTAAGTATATAACTTATAGAAGAAGAAAATAAAATAGGTAATATTATACAGATATGTAATAATATACAGGCAATTAGGTCTTATTATTCACTAGTTATAATTATAGTTGTTCAGAGCTACTTTATTTATGTTCATGAATCTCATGCATATTTCATACTGGGCCGGTCAGAAAAGTCTTCAAGAGATTCAGTATTCCCGGTTTTGCTTTTCTTCCCTGGCTCGCAGGCTCTCTAAGACTGCCTACCTCGAAACAGTAGTGTCTTCTAAAGATGTGTCAATATTCTAGTTCCACATTAAGAAGCTCTTTGGTATGTAAAAAACTTTATTAATAGTATATAAAAGTATATGTAATCTGTCAATTTATAAAAAACAAGCATTCTGGAAAGAGGGGGGAGCTACTATAAAATATCAAAAATAAGCCGTTCAGGAAGATAAAATAAAAATAAAGATAAGAAAAGAAGGAAAAAGAAATAAAGGTGTGAAATTAACTTAACCACACATTTCGAGTTGTTCAGACCTTTATTTGTTCTCCTTTTAATACGGCTTCTTCACTGACTTTCACTTCTTTTGTCGTATCGCCATAGCTCAACACATAAGAGCCTGAAGGTGCAGTATCAAACTGAGTCTGACCTGCAATCGGCCCATCCGTCGAATAAGGTACTGTGAATTCATACCTACCCTGAGAATCCGCCGTTGTTGACTGTGAATAGTCAAAGGTCCTTCCCTGATTCGTAAGAATTGTAGTGTTTATTTTAACAGTCTCATTGGAGGAAACTGTTCCTGTTATCTTTGCACCTTTAACGTACTCGAAAACCTTGACATAACCGGTATACACTTGCGGGATATTACCCCCCAGAATAAAATTGTAGGCATATTTATACAATAGCTCATCAGTTTGGTAGGCCTCGGTCTCGTGAACCATGCGGTATTGCTTCAATCCGTTTCCGTCTAAAATATGCAGTCTTGCCTCCATGGTATTAAAATATCGAGTGGTAGGCAGGCTTATATACTGTTTATCTATCCAGTAAGCCTGGTAATACCCTTCTATATCAAGAGTCCATTTAGTAATTGATTGGAACATACTTGTAGCCATTTTGGCATCAGACATTATATATCTTGCACCTGCTTTGTCAGACCTAGGGTCTATGGCTTCAAGCACTGCACTTGCTTCCTCTTCAGATGGAGCTGTAAGAAAGGTTGTAGCACCTGGTCGGTTTGTCTCATTAATGCTTTTCGAGCGTCCACCTATTCCTGCCTGGAACGGGTTCGCATTTGGTATTCTGTGACCTATTGTCTCTATATAGTGTCCGAAGTCCCACCATGACATAACACCGTATGCAGTGTCTGGATACTGGAACATCTCTCCGTTTGTCGGGGCTTCATAAATGGCATTGTAGTCCATACCAGGATCTGGAGTGTTTGAGCGAAGCCAGGTACAAGCTTCATCCCAAGGTTGACTGGGCTGACCGTATACCATTTTTGTATATGGCATTGCAGATCCGTATACCGGATAAATCAAAAATATTACTATAAGAAGGACTGCAAAAACCTGTTCTACTTTGACGAATTTCAACGCCCTCGGGATATCTGCAGGCGACTTTACATTACTTTTGAACTTCTGGTCAAGTTCACTCCACTTTACTTTTTCAAGTAACAAGCCTCCCAGATATGCACTCAAAACTGAAACGTTTATTGAATAATAATATGCAAAACGGTTCTGACCGTAAATTGCAAGGAAAATAAGGAAACTCCAGACAAGAAGTAACACTTCCTGAGGCTTTGATTTTCTGAACAGGTTTGCAGCCAGAATAAACATCCCGAGCAGAGACGCGAAAAATCCCGTAGGAGTGAAATTTGAATAAACTTTAGACATCGTAAAAGCGCCATAATCGTAAAATATTGAAGAAGCCTCATCGATTGTGGAAGGTCCTCCCTGTTGAATCCTAAAAACAGTGTTTGGTGCATGTATAATCAGGGAATAAAGTGATGGAGATAAAATTTTGATACATATAAGTCCGAGAATTCCAACTCCGAGGATAAGAAGAGGGTAATAATAAGATTTCATTTTCTTTCTTTTGAACTCTCTTTCGATGAAACTCAAAGCTACAAAACCTGCCATTGTCCCAAGAGATGTGATAACATGGAACCAGGAGTAATAGTATAGAGAAAAACCCATGTCAGGATGGACAAATGGAAGGATAAGGATTGTACTTACCAGACAGGTGACTATGCCCGTAAATCCAAGGTAATCACTTGACTCATTCCGGAAATTGTCCAAGATATACTGGAATATAGCATAAACGAGAACGATTAATAAAAATAGTGAGCCTCCGGGCCAGCAAAGCTGGTAAGCTGAGTACATGACTCCAGCCAGAATAGAGTACAAAAGAGGCTCTTTCAGGACAGTAAATTTCTTATTGAACACGTCTTCAAAACGCAGATTTTTCTCCTTTGCTGAAATCAAAGCCAGCATGAAAAACATCATGAATAAAGTACTGAATAGTGACTCGGCAACATGATGGTCTGTGAAGCCAATCATTGAACGGGACAGAAACTGCCCTGGAGCAAATGCAATCAGGATTGCAGCCAGAATCCCAGTTTTATGCCCTCCAAGATATTTTCCTATGTAGTAAACCGGAATAACAGTTAAGGCCCCGAGCACGGCAGGGAAATAGGCCCCTATAGTGTTAATCAGTTGAGAACTGGGATTTCCCATTCCAAGAATCAGTGAAGTAACAGCCATCATTTGATCAAACAATGGCCCAAAATGTATGTAACTCCCGTTAGGATAGTTGGTCATGGGATTGAAAAACATCCTGTGGGGGTAATTTTCAAGCAGGACGAATAAGGTACGCATATGATACCATGCATCATTGGTCGTGAACTTCACAATCCCGCCAGGCAAAAGTACTCTATCTGAAGGAAGTATTCTGACCCATAGAGACACGAAACCAATTATCGCAACTGTCAGAATATAAG harbors:
- a CDS encoding oligosaccharyl transferase, archaeosortase A system-associated, yielding MSSQDRPVSSFKDKIKSSWPYILTVAIIGFVSLWVRILPSDRVLLPGGIVKFTTNDAWYHMRTLFVLLENYPHRMFFNPMTNYPNGSYIHFGPLFDQMMAVTSLILGMGNPSSQLINTIGAYFPAVLGALTVIPVYYIGKYLGGHKTGILAAILIAFAPGQFLSRSMIGFTDHHVAESLFSTLFMMFFMLALISAKEKNLRFEDVFNKKFTVLKEPLLYSILAGVMYSAYQLCWPGGSLFLLIVLVYAIFQYILDNFRNESSDYLGFTGIVTCLVSTILILPFVHPDMGFSLYYYSWFHVITSLGTMAGFVALSFIEREFKRKKMKSYYYPLLILGVGILGLICIKILSPSLYSLIIHAPNTVFRIQQGGPSTIDEASSIFYDYGAFTMSKVYSNFTPTGFFASLLGMFILAANLFRKSKPQEVLLLVWSFLIFLAIYGQNRFAYYYSINVSVLSAYLGGLLLEKVKWSELDQKFKSNVKSPADIPRALKFVKVEQVFAVLLIVIFLIYPVYGSAMPYTKMVYGQPSQPWDEACTWLRSNTPDPGMDYNAIYEAPTNGEMFQYPDTAYGVMSWWDFGHYIETIGHRIPNANPFQAGIGGRSKSINETNRPGATTFLTAPSEEEASAVLEAIDPRSDKAGARYIMSDAKMATSMFQSITKWTLDIEGYYQAYWIDKQYISLPTTRYFNTMEARLHILDGNGLKQYRMVHETEAYQTDELLYKYAYNFILGGNIPQVYTGYVKVFEYVKGAKITGTVSSNETVKINTTILTNQGRTFDYSQSTTADSQGRYEFTVPYSTDGPIAGQTQFDTAPSGSYVLSYGDTTKEVKVSEEAVLKGEQIKV